Within the Kingella potus genome, the region ATCTGAGTATTCCTTCTTGTTTCTCACATCGTGTCAGGGTGTATGCTACTGTTTTTCATTCTGAAAGGATACCCCGTGAACCGCAGACAATTTTGCACCGCCGCAGCCGCCGCCGCGCTTGCCGCTTGCGCCAAACCGCCCCGCACGCAGAAAAACCGCGCCACCGTGTTCATTATCCACGGCTACGGCGCAACGGCGGACGACCATTGGTTTCCGTGGCTGCACACGCAGTTGGCGCAGCAGGGCATTCGCACGGTGCGCGTGCCGCTGCCCGATAGCGGACAGCCTGATTTTGACCGCTGGCAGCAAACGCTGGCGCAGTATATCGGCAAGCCGTCTGCCAACGATGTGTTTGTGGCGCACAGCTTGGGCACGGTTTCGCTGCTGCATTATTTAACCGCAACCCAGCCCCGACACATCGGCGGGCTGGTGCTGGTGTCCGCTTTCGGCAAACGTATTCCCGCGCTGCCTGCCATCGGCGGCTTTAATGTTGATGCCTATATTGACCGCTGCCGCATTGATTTTGCCGCCGTTGCCCGTATGACGCGGCAGATTGAGCTGTTTGCCGCCGATAACGACAGCATCGTGCCTGCCGACAATACGCGCTACGTGGCAGACCAACTGCACGGACATCTGCATATTCTCGCCAAAGGCGGGCATTTTCTGGACAGGGACGGTTTTACCGAGTTTCCACCCGTATTGGCGGCGGTGGCGCAGATGGTGGGGCGTTTGCCGGCGTAATGTGTATTATTGGAAAAGCAGCCTGAAAACCGTTGGCATGGGTTTCAGGCTGCTTTTTTATGGATGGTTATGGTTGTTGGTAGACGGATTTTCGGCGTTTTTTGCAACATGACTGCTTCTTGTTGAAAATGCTGAAAAGGCCGTCTGAAAACAGGATGACGCGCTTTCAGGTAGCCTGTTTTCGTGCAGACAGCAAGCGTAGCTTGAATTGTCAAACTTAATAGATTGTTAAATAACTCGATTTATCGGAGCTGACAACCCAAGCTGCGCCGCTGCTGTAAGCATAGCAAAAGCAGCCTGAAAGTTGGCTAGATACGGTTTTCGCTTCGCTCGTTTTCGCTCCGCAGAAACTCGCTTTTGGGGTGGTTTCGCTTCGCGCAAACTCGCTTTTGGGGCGGTTTTCGCTTCGCGCAAACTCGCTTTTGGGGCGGTTTTCGCTCCGCAGAAACTCGCTTTTGGGGCGGTTTTCGCTTCGCGCAAACTCGCTTTTTTGGCAGTTTTCGCTCGCGCAAACTCGCTTCGCTCGTTTTCAGGCTGCTTTTTGCGTGATTCAGGTATCCATCGCCACATCGTCCCAATCGTCCTGCCCGTCTATGTCCAGCATCCACCACAGTCCCACGCGCCGTTCCACCACCACGCTGCTTTCCAGCCCCTGCAACGGCCCGCTGCCGTTTACCCGCGCATCCACGCACGCCCAGTGATAGCGGTAAATCAAATCCGCCTCGTCCAAAATCTCGCCCACATCACGCAATTTTGCCGCCGCCACCATTTCATCCAAATCGGCAAATTGCGCCATGATGCCGATTGCCGTAGGCCCATCGACAATATGGTCGGGGAAATCCAACTCATCCACAAAGCCCAATGCCCACACCAGCGTCCAATAGGCTTCGTATTTCCACACCGCGTTAATGCGCTCTTGCGCGTCGGCTTCGCCTGCGATAACCGTGCGCTCGGCGGGCGTTAAGGCAGCCTGAACGCCGAAATCGTTGATTTTGTTTTGGATAAATTCTCGCTCCTTGGCGTAATTGCCGTGTTCCTGCTCCAAGGCCGCCACCGTGGTCAGTAGCGAAGCCACCGCCCGCGTGGCGATTTCCCGCGCGCTGCGGATTTTGACTTCGTTTTGTTCGTTGAGATAAGGCAGCTCGGGGAAACAATGGATGCCGCGTGCTTGCAGCTTGGCGTTGTTCTCGGCGCGGCGTTGGATAGCGGATTTCATGGCTGGCTCCTTGTGATGGGGTTCGGAATGCGGCAGTTTAGAATGAAAAAAGCAGCCTGAAAACGGGTTGGATGCGGTTTTCGCTTCGCTCGTTTTAGCTCCGCAGAAACTCGCTTTTTGGGCGGTTTTCGCTTCGCGCAAACTCACTTCGCTCGTTTTCAGGCTGCTTTTTATGAATGGTTATGGTTGTTGGTAGACGGATTTTCAGCACTTTTTGCAACATGGCTTCTTGTTGAAAATGCTTAAAGAGGCCGTCTGAAAACTGTTTCGCTCGTTTTCAGACGGCCTTTTACATCAAACGGCAAAACCCGCTTCAATCGTTCAGCTTCACCGCGTGTTCGCGCGTTTCGTGGAACACGATGTCCGGCCAGCGTTCCTGCGTGAGGTTCAGGTTCACGCGGTTGGGGGCGAGGTAGGCGAGGTTGCCGCCTGCGTCGGTGGCGAGGTTGGCGGCATTGGCTTTTTCAAATTCGGCGAGCTTTTTCCTGTCGGCGCACGACACCCAGCGTGCCGACCAAATCGAGGCGTTGTCAAACACGGCTTCCACGCCGTATTCCGCCGCCAGCCGCGCGGTTACCACTTCAAACTGCAACACGCCCACCGCGCCCAAAATCAAATCTGCGCCCGAATGCGGCTTGAACACCTGCACCGCGCCTTCTTCGCCAAGCTGCTGCAAGCCTTTTTGCAGTTGTTTGATTTTCAGCGGGTTTTTGATGCGCACGCTGCGGAACAGCTCGGGCGCGAAAAACGGAATGCCGGTAAAGGCCAGCGCTTCGCCTTCGGAAAAGCTGTCGCCGATTTGGATGTTGCCGTGGTTGGGGATGCCGATGATGTCTCCGGCAAAGGCTTCTTCCACCAGCTCGCGGTCGTGCGACATAAACGTTACCACGCTGGATGCGGCGATGTCGCGGTTGATGCGCAGGTGTTTGATTTTCATGCCGCGCTCGAATTTGCCCGAGCAGACGCGCAAAAAGGCGATGCGGTCGCGGTGTTTCGGGTCCATATTGGCTTGGATTTTAAACACGAAACCGGAAAATTTTTCTTCGTCGGGCGCAACCTGCCGCACGGTGGCATCGCGGGATTGCGGCGCGGGTGCCCAGTCGATCAGCGAGTTTAAGATTTCCTGAATGCCGAAATTGTTAATCGCCGAGCCGAAGAACACGGGCGTGAGTTCGCCCGCCAGAAATTCGCCTAAATCAAATTCGTTGGACGCGGCCTGCACCAGTTCGATTTCGTCGCGAAGCTGCTGGATTTCCAGCGGAAAGCGTTGGTTTAATTCGGGATTGTCTATGCCTTTGATGATGTCGAACTCGTGCGGCAGTTTTTCGCCGCCCGCTTCAAACAGATACACTTCGTCGTTGAGAATGTGGTACACGCCTTTGAAGTTTTTGCCCATGCCGATCGGCCAGGTTACGGGCGCGCAGCGGATTTTCAAAATATTTTCCACTTCGTCCAGCAATTCGAGCGAATCGCGCACTTCGCGGTCGTATTTGTTCATAAAGGTTACGATGGGCGTGTCGCGCAGGCGGCAGACGTTCAACAGCTTGATGGTTTGCGCTTCCACGCCTTTGGCGGCGTCGATGACCATCAGTGCGCTGTCCACGGCGGTGAGCACGCGGTAGGTGTCTTCGGAAAAGTCTTGGTGGCCGGGGGTGTCGAGCAGGTTGACGGTGTGGTCTTTGTAGTCAAACTGCATCACGGACGAGGCCACCGAAATGCCGCGCTGCTTTTCGATTTCCATCCAGTCCGAAGTGGCGAATTTGCCGGTTTTCTTGCCTTTGACCGTGCCCGCGCTTTGGATTGCGCCCGAAAACAGCAGCAGCTTTTCGGTGAGCGTGGTTTTGCCCGCGTCGGGGTGGGAGATGATGGCAAAGGTGCGGCGGCGGCGCACTTGGTCGAGGATTTCGGACATGGCGTTCTTTAAAATCAAAAATATCAGGCCGCTTTCAGACGGCCTGACGGGGGTGTTTGAGATGGCGGGATTGTACAAAAAAACGGCTGTTTATTCAATGGCAAGAGGCCGTCTGAATCCCTAAAACGGGTTTTCAGACGGCCTCTTGCCGGCAAACGGTTATTTCCCTTCCATTTTCGCCAGCTCTGCTTCCTCCCAGACCATGGTTTCGCCGAATGCAGGGCGGACAAAGTGCCGATCGATGTAGGCATCAAATACGTCGCACGCCAAGCCTTCCACCGGCAAAAAGCGCGTGAACTGCGCCAGCAGCATGGTGTAGTAGGTGTCCAGCGCGGAGAATCGGCCGCCGACGATAAATTCGTGCCGCGCCAGATGGTCGCGCAACACGCCGAAAGCGGTGTCAAGGTCGCCGTAGCCTATCGCTTTGCGCCGTTCGGCATCGCTTGGCGTGTGCCTGCGGCGGTCGGAAGCGGCGTATTCCAAGTGAATGGCAAAACAGAGCCAGCGGTAGTATTCGCCCCGCGCCAAAGAACCGGCGGGCGGAATCAGGCCGCGTTCGGGAAACTGCTCGGCCAGAAAAGTGATGATGGCGGCGGCTTCGGTAATCACCGTGTTGCCTGCTTTGAGCGCGGGCACTTTGCCCATCGGGTTTACGGCGAGGTAGTCGGCGGATTTCATCGCTTCGCCAAACGGCACGACGACGGTGTCAAACGCCGCGCCGCATTCCCTGAGCATCCACGCCACGCAGAGGCCGCGTGATCTGGGGCTGGTGTAGAAAGTGAACTGTGTCATGGCTGTATCCTTTGTGTGTGCGGTTGGAAAAGCATGATTATACGCGCAATGTGTGTCAGGTTTTGTCAGCAGTGTTTTACCGCCGCACAGGCTACCTGAAAACGCAGGCTGCCTGAATCGGGTTGCAAACGCCGACAGATTGGTTTTTCCCGCTGCCGTCATTGGCGTAACAGCGGAACGAGCGTGCGGCGGCGGTTTTGCAGGGTAAGGCAGGGTGTGTCGCCCAAAGGCGACGCACGCGGTTTTGAAGTTTTCGGGTGGCGCGGAAATCCGTTGCAGGCAGGGAACGCGTGCGCCGCTTAGGCGGTGCGGATGATTCAATAGCAAGAGAGGCCGTCTGAAACCCCAAAGCCGCGTGCGTGGCTGTGCCACACACCCTACACAGGCCGTCAGCGTGAAACTAAGCAAGAGGCCGTCTGAACGTGGTTTTCAGACGGCCTCTCTTGTCGGCAAATGATTACTTGCCTGTCATTTTCGCCATTTCCGCGCCCACCCAAGCCATGGTTTCGCCGAATGCGGGGCGGGCGGTGTGGCGGTTGATGTAGGCATCCAGCACGTCGCAGGCGATGCCTTCCACGGGCATCACGCGCATAAACTGCGTGAGCAGCATGGTGTAGTAGATGTCCAGCGCGGAGAATTGGTTGCCTACTATAAAATCGTGCCGCGCCAGATGGTCGCGCAACACGCCGAAAGCGGTGTCGAAGTCGCCGTAGCCTATGCCTTTGCGGCGGTCGCCATCGGTGGGGACTTGGTGGAGACGGTCAAATGCTGCGTATTCCAAGTGAATCGCAAAACAGAGCCAGCGGTAGTATTCGCCGCGTGCCAAGCTGTCGGCGGCGGGAATCAGGTTTTTATCGGGAAACTGTTCGGCCAGAAAGGTAACGATGGCGGCGGTTTCGGTGATGACGGTATTGTCCGCTTTGAGCGCGGGCACTTTGCCCATCGGGTTCACGGCGAGGTAGTCGGCGGATTGCAGGGTGAGGTAGTCGGCCGGGGTCGCCGCGTCGCCGTAGGAAAGCAGCACGGTGTCAAATTTTGCGCCGCATTCTTTGAGCATCCACAAAACGCTGATGCCGCGTGATTTGGGGTAGGTGTAGAAAGTGAGCTGGGTCATGGCTGAATCCTTTGTGCGGTTGGAAAAGCCTGATTATACGCGCATGGTTTGTCAGATTTTGTCAGCAGCGTTCGGCCGCCGCGCAGGCTGCCTGAATCAGATTTCAAACGCCGACAGGTCGATTTTTTCCCGCTGCTGCCATTGGCGCAGCAGCAGCGTGCGCGGCATGGCGGAAGGCGCGTCCAGCGCGGCGTTTTCCATACGGTCGGCACGGAAATGGCGGAAGTCCCCGCGCAGCAGGCACCATGCGGCCAGCACGCGGGAATCGTCAAACCAGCCCACCGCCAGCGGAACGACCGTGCGGCGGCTGCGGCGGTTTTGCAGGTCGGTGTAGTCGAAGGAGAGCATGCGGCTGCCGCGCATGGCGGTGCGGATCAGGCCGAGCGCGTCGTGTTCGGCGGCGGGGCAGGCGCACGACGGGAGCGGGTAGAACGATTGGGTATCGACGCTTTCGCGCAGTTTTTCAGGCAGCACCGCCCGGATTTTCGCCAGCACGGAACGGGCGTTTTGCGCGGTTTCGCCGTCGGTGTGCGCCACCGCCCAGCGCATGCCGAATACCAGCGCTTCGATTTCCGCTTCGTCAAACATCAAAGGCGGCAGGCCGAAATCTTGTTTCAACACAAATCCCAATCCCGCTTCGCCGCGTATGTCCGCACCCTGGGCGCACAAATCGGCGATGTCGCGGTACACCGTGCGCGGGCTGACATTCAGGCAGCCGGCCAGCGTTTCCGCGCTGGCAGGCCGGCGTTGGCGGCGGAGCAGATCCATCAGGGCAAGGAGGCGTTGGGCTTTGTGCATGACGGGAAGAAAACAGGGGAAAACGGCGGATTGTATGGCAAAAGGCGGCGGGGCGTGGTGGCAAACAGGCCGTCTGAAAACAGGCAGGCAGCCGCAACCGCCCCTGCACCACGCGCCCGCACGCGGTTATAATCCCGCCGTTTTCCAACCCTGTTTTCAGACGGCCTGTATGAGCATTTACGCCCTCAAACCCAAATTTCAAAACCTGCTGCGCCCGCTGGTGCGCCGCCTTTACGAAAAAGGCATCACCGCCAACCAGGTAACGCTGGCCGCCTGCGCCATATCGGTGCTGCTGGGGCTGTTTCTTACCGTTTTTGCCCGGATTGCGCCGCTGTTCTGGCTGCTGCCCGTATGGCTGTTTGTGCGCATGGCCTTAAACGCCGCCGACGGAATGCTGGCACGGGAGTTCGGCCAGCAATCCGCGCTCGGCGGCTATCTGAACGAAACCACCGACATCATCGCCGATGCCGCGCTCTATCTGCCCTTCGCCTTTATCCAGCCTTTCGACGGCCTGCAAACCGCGCTTTTCGTCTGGCTCGCGGCCATGACGGAATTTTGCGGCGTGCTCGGCCAGGTACACGGCAACGGCAGGCGTTACGACGGCCCCTTCGGCAAAAGCGACCGTGCCTTTTTCATCGGTGCGCTGGCGGTGTGGTATGCCGCCGCCGGCCGTTTCCATCCCGCGTTTTCCTGGCTGCTGTGGGCCGCCTGCGCCGCGCTGCTGTTCACTTGCTGCCGGCGGATAAAAAACAGCCTGGCGGCAGCTTAGGCCGGCGGCAAAAAGATTGAGGCCGTCTGAAAACCCGTTTTCCGGTTTTCAGACGGCCTTTGCACACCGCCTCCCTATCTTTTCAAAGCCAGCGTCAGCACGCCGCCGGTAATCAGCGCGATGCCCAGCCATTCCTGCGACGAAGGCCGCTCTTTCAGAAAAACCACGGCAAACAGCGCAACCAGCACAATGCTGAATTTGTCCACCGGCGCGACTTTCGACGCTTCGCCCATTTGCAGGGCTTTGAAATAGGCCAGCCACGACGCGCCCGTAGCGAGGCCGGAAAGAATAAGAAAGGTCCAGTTTTTTGCCGTAAACGAAGATACGCCCTGCCATTTGCCCGTATAGCTGAGAAAGGCCGCCAGCGCGGCAATAATGACCAGCGTGCGGATGAAAGTGGCGAAATCCGAATCGATGCCCTGCAAACCGGCTTTGGCGAAAATGGCGGTCAGCGCGGCGAAAAAAGCGGAAGCCGATGCCCAGTAAAACCAAGTGTGTCCCATAGCGTTCTTTCTGTTTTCAGACGGCCTCCCCAAATCCGCAAAGGCCGTCTGAAAAATATGTTTACAAACCGTTCAGCCGCAGCCAGCGTTCCAAATCCTGCCCGCCGATGCCGCCGTCGGCCTCGAAATCGAGCTTGTTCCGCTGCCGCCCGCCCGCGTATTTCGCCAGCACGGGCGTGCCGGAAAGGCCGTAACGCTGCTTGAACGCCGCCCATTTTTCCGCATCCTGGTGCAGGCGGTGGACATTGACAAACCAGATTTTGCCGTCCAGCGCGTGTTTGGCGATATAGCGTTTGAACAGCGGCTCGAAAGCATTGCAGTCGCCGCAGCTCGGGCGGCCGATATAGGCATACACCGTTTCGCCCGCCGCCACCCGCCGCTCGAATTCCGCCACGGTGAGGCTGCCCAAGTCGAAATAAATGTCGCTGTACGTATCCTGATACCTTTTGGTATTTTCCGCAGCCAGCTTGGCGGCGGTACGCGCCTCGGCCAGCTCGGCCCGCAAATCCGCACCATGCGCCAAACCCGCCAGCGCGGCGGCCAAAACGGCGGCGGCAAAGTAATTTCTTTTCACAGCGTCCTCCTTATCGGTTTGAAAACGCCCATTTTACGCTTTCAGACGGCCTCAAACCAAATCCGCGCCCGAGTCAGGGCGGTTTGTTTTATTTCCCGCGCCCGACAGGTATAATCCGCCCCGTTTTTATATCGGCGGAGCGTAAAGCTCCGTTTTTCGGGAAGCACATGCTGAAAAAACTCTGGCGCAAAATGGCGGGCAAACCCGCCGCCGGCAGCGTCAAACACACCACCCCCTACACCGGACACGGCCTCAGCGCGGACGACATCAGCTTTGCCGCCGAGAAAACCGTTTCCCGCCTGCAACAGGCGGGCTACGAAGCCTACATCGTCGGCGGCGCGGTGCGCGACCTCCTGATCGGCGCGGATCCCAAAGACTTCGACGTAGCCACCAACGCCACCCCCGAAGAAATCCGCGCCCTCTTCCGCCGCAGCCGCATCATCGGCCGCCGCTTCCGTATCGTCCACGTACAAATCGGCCCCGAAACCATCGAAGTAACCACCTTCCGCGGCAGCGGCAGCGGCGGCACGGTACAGAACGAGCAGGGCCGCATCATGAAAGACAACAGCTACGGCACGCTCGCCGAAGACGCAGGCCGCCGCGACTTCACCTGCAACGCCCTCTACTTCGACCCCGTCAAACGCGAAATCCACGACTTCCACAACGGCGTGGAAGACGTAAGGCAGCGCCGCATCGTCATGATCGGCAACCCCGCCGAACGCTATCGGGAAGACCCCGTCCGCATACTGCGCGCCGTGCGTCTGGCGGGCAAACTCGGCTTCACCGTCGAAGAACACACCGCCGCCCCCGCCGCACAATACGCAGGCCGTCTGAAAGAAGAACCCCCCGCCCGCCTGTTTGACGAAATTACCAAACTCCTCTTCTCCGGCCACGCCCGCCGCTGTCTCGACCAGTTCCGCGCCCTCGGCATCGACACCCGCATCCACCCCCTGCTCGACTCCCTGCAACAGGCCGCAGCAGGCGGCCGCAGCGGCATCGTCGCCGAATCCCTGAAAAACACCGACGAACGCGTCCGCGCCGGCAAATCCGTCTCCGCCGGCTTCGTCCTTGCCGCCCTCATGTGGGACAAGCTGGACACACTCTGGCAGAAACACCGGCAGCACGGCCTCAAACCCGCCCACGCCCTCATCCAAGCCATGTCCGAACTGGACGGCACGATGGAAAAAGGCTGGGGCGTGCCGCAAAAATTCACCGCCACCATGCGCGAAATCTGGATACTCCAGCCCCAGTTCGACAACCGGCGCGGGATGCGCCCCCACCGCCTCCTCGCCCAGCCGCGCTTCCGCGCCGCCTACGACTTCCTCGTCCTGCGTGCCCAAACCGGCAGCGCGGAACAAGAACTCGCCGACTGGTGGACAACATTCCAGCACGCCCCCCCCGAAGAGCGCGAAAAAATGACCGCCTCCGTGCCTGCCGCCGCCGACGCGCCCGCAGACAGCCGCCGAAAACGCCGCCGCAAGCCGCGCAAACGCAAATCCGCAGACGCAGATGCCGTCGGATAAGGCCGTCTGAAACTCCTTCAAAACACACGCCGTACCTCTCGGACGGCCTCCGTCAATTTCTACACAGGAAACCCAAATGGCAGCATTCAACACCGAAAAAGTCCTTTCCGTACACCACTGGACCGATGCCTACTTCACCTTCACCTGCACCCGCGACGAATCCCTGCGCTTTGAAAACGGCCAGTTTGTCATGGTCGGCCTGATGGTGGACGGCAAACCCCTTATGCGCGCATACAGCGTTGCCAGCGCAAATTACGAAGAACACCTTGAATTTTTCAGCATCAAAGTACAGGACGGCCCCCTTACCAGCCGCCTGCAACACCTCAAAGTCGGCGACGACGTACTCATCAGCAAAAAACCCACCGGCACCCTCGTTGCCGGCGACCTCAACCCCGGCAAGCACCTCTACCTGCTGTCCACCGGCACCGGCATCGCCCCCTTCCTCGCGGTAACCAAAGACCCGGACATCTACGAAATGTTTGAAAAAGTCATCCTCGTCCACGGCGTGCGATACCAAAAAGATCTCGCCTACTACGACCGCTTCACCCGCGATCTGCCCAACGACGAATACCTCGGCGAACTCGTCCGCGACAAACTCATCTACTATCCCATCGTTTCCCGCGAAGACTATATCCACCACGGCCGCCTTACCGACCTCATGAGTTCGGGCAAACTCTTTGCCGACATCGGCCTGCCGCCAATCAACCCCCAAGACGACCGCGCCATGCTCTGCGGCAGCCCCGCCATGCTCAAAGACACCCGTCAAGTCCTCAACGGATTCGGCCTGGTCGAATCCCCGAAAGTCGGCGTACGCGGCGATTTCCTGATCGAACGCGCGTTTGTCGACCAGTAAACACAGTTTGCCGCATTACGGGTTGCCGCAATGCCAAAAGGCCGTCTGAAAACCGATTTTCCGGTTTTCAGACGGCCTCTTCCAGTTTGGAATGGCCGGCAAAGCCGCAATCTCCCGCCTTGCCGCCCGCATCCGCTGCACAGGAAAACGGCAGATTGAAGCGGCATCCGCCGATTCGGATGCCGATATGCATCATCTTACCGCCGGCTTACTGCCCGATTTTAAAGACAATGGACGCTACGGCCTGCCGCCGGTTTTCCGGTTTTAAAGAAAACGAAAAATCCGGCTGCAATCTGCAAGCCGGATGATATTTTTTGTTTTATACGGTAATTGTGGCGCGGCGGACGGGGCTCGAACCCGCGACCCCCGGCGTGACAGGCCGGTACTCTAACCAACTGAGCTACCACCGCGCATCCCGCTGCAAACAGGCAGACGGAAACGGAGAAAACTGGTGGGTGATGACGGAGTCGAACCGCCGACATTCTGCTTGTAAGGCAGACGCTCTACCAACTGAGCTAATCACCCGTTTGAATTGTGGCGCGGCGGACGGGGCTCGAACCCGCGACCCCCGGCGTGACAGGCCGGTACTCTAACCAACTGAGCTACCACCGCGCATCCCGCTGCAAACAGGCAGACGGAAACGGAGAAAACTGGTGGGTGATGACGGAGTCGAACCGCCGACATTCTGCTTGTAAGGCAGACGCTCTACCAACTGAGCTAATCACCCGTTTGAATTGTGGCGCGGCGGACGGGGCTCGAACCCGCGACCCCCGGCGTGACAGGCCGGTACTCTAACCAACTGAGCTACCACCGCGCATCCCGCTGCAAACAGGCAGACGGAAACGGAGAAAACTGGTGGGTGATGACGGAGTCGAACCGCCGACATTCTGCTTGTAAGGCAGACGCTCTACCAACTGAGCTAATCACCCGCTGCTTTTCAGCGAAGCGCGGATTAAACCAAATTATCCCCCTCCGTGCAAGCAGTCTCTTTACACAAAGGCGCAATATGTTGAATAGCCGCGCTTTTTATTTTCAGACGGCCTTTTTTGCCGTGTCAGAGGCCGTCTGAAAACGCCGCGCCGTCTTTCCATGCTGCGCGTATGCGGGTAATCTTGCCGCTTTTTGCCAGCCCGCCGCCATGATGCCGCCCATTCCCGGCCTGGATGCCGCCCTCGCCCGTTTTCAGACGGCCTTATCCGACCCGCAGCGTACGCAGCGGCGTATTCTCGACGGCATTCTCCGTGCCAACTGCGGCACGCTGTACGGCCGCAGACACGGGTTTGCGCGCATCCGCAGTTATGAGGACTTCGCCCGCGCCCTGCCGGTATCGGACTATGATGCGCTGCGCACGCTGATCGGACGCACGGCGGCAGGCGAAAGCGGCCTGCTTGCCGCAGAAGAAGTGGTCTGCTTTGAAGAAACGGGCGGCAGCACGGGCGGCGCGAAAGCCGTTCCCTACACCGCCGGCCTCTATGCCGCTTTCCGCCGCGCCGTTTTGCCGTGGCTGGCGGATTTGCGGCGGCGGCGGCCGCAGGCGTTTGCGGGAAAGCTGTTTTTTATCGTCAGCCCCGCCGCACGCGGGCGTACGCATACCGCAGGCGGGATTCCTTTCGGCAGCGGCAGCGATTTGGACTATTTCGGCAGCGGAGCAGCCGCCGTGCTGCTGCCGCACACGCTGTTTCTGCCCGAACTTTTGTCGGCGCAAACCGCAGAGGAGTGGCAGTTTCACAGTGCGCGGCTGCTGCTTGGCGCGGCGGATCTGGCTTTTGTCTCGGTGTGGAGCCCGACTATGCTGCTGCTGTTTCTGCACACGATGCAGACGCGCCAGGACGCGCTTTTGCCGCAGGTGGCCGATCCGCGCCGCCGTGCCGTTCTCGCCCGCGCCCTGTCGCGGGAAATACCCGATACCCGCGCCATTTGGCCGCAGCTCGACACCATCAGCTGCTGGAAGAGCCACACCGCCGCCGCGCCTGCCGCCGCGCTGCAAACTTGGTTTCCCCATGTTTTTATCGAAGGCAAAGGGCTGCTGGCAACGGAATTTGTCGGCAGCATTCCGTTTTGGCCGTCTGAAAACCGTGCCCGCAGCTTTTCAGACGGCCTCCGCCCCCTGTTGGCCGTGGACAGCCATTTTTATGAGTTTCAAGGCGAAGAAGGCATTGTTCCCTCATGGCAGACGCGGGCGGGCGCGGACTACCGGCTGCTTGTTACCACCCAGGGCGGGCTGTACCGCTACGACACGGGAGATGATGTCCGCGTACACGCGCTGCACGGCGGTGTGCCGGAAATCGGCTTTATCGGGCGC harbors:
- a CDS encoding DUF4272 domain-containing protein, with the translated sequence MKSAIQRRAENNAKLQARGIHCFPELPYLNEQNEVKIRSAREIATRAVASLLTTVAALEQEHGNYAKEREFIQNKINDFGVQAALTPAERTVIAGEADAQERINAVWKYEAYWTLVWALGFVDELDFPDHIVDGPTAIGIMAQFADLDEMVAAAKLRDVGEILDEADLIYRYHWACVDARVNGSGPLQGLESSVVVERRVGLWWMLDIDGQDDWDDVAMDT
- a CDS encoding RBBP9/YdeN family alpha/beta hydrolase; amino-acid sequence: MNRRQFCTAAAAAALAACAKPPRTQKNRATVFIIHGYGATADDHWFPWLHTQLAQQGIRTVRVPLPDSGQPDFDRWQQTLAQYIGKPSANDVFVAHSLGTVSLLHYLTATQPRHIGGLVLVSAFGKRIPALPAIGGFNVDAYIDRCRIDFAAVARMTRQIELFAADNDSIVPADNTRYVADQLHGHLHILAKGGHFLDRDGFTEFPPVLAAVAQMVGRLPA
- a CDS encoding thioredoxin family protein, whose product is MAAALAGLAHGADLRAELAEARTAAKLAAENTKRYQDTYSDIYFDLGSLTVAEFERRVAAGETVYAYIGRPSCGDCNAFEPLFKRYIAKHALDGKIWFVNVHRLHQDAEKWAAFKQRYGLSGTPVLAKYAGGRQRNKLDFEADGGIGGQDLERWLRLNGL
- a CDS encoding CDP-alcohol phosphatidyltransferase family protein, with the translated sequence MSIYALKPKFQNLLRPLVRRLYEKGITANQVTLAACAISVLLGLFLTVFARIAPLFWLLPVWLFVRMALNAADGMLAREFGQQSALGGYLNETTDIIADAALYLPFAFIQPFDGLQTALFVWLAAMTEFCGVLGQVHGNGRRYDGPFGKSDRAFFIGALAVWYAAAGRFHPAFSWLLWAACAALLFTCCRRIKNSLAAA
- a CDS encoding helix-turn-helix transcriptional regulator, whose product is MHKAQRLLALMDLLRRQRRPASAETLAGCLNVSPRTVYRDIADLCAQGADIRGEAGLGFVLKQDFGLPPLMFDEAEIEALVFGMRWAVAHTDGETAQNARSVLAKIRAVLPEKLRESVDTQSFYPLPSCACPAAEHDALGLIRTAMRGSRMLSFDYTDLQNRRSRRTVVPLAVGWFDDSRVLAAWCLLRGDFRHFRADRMENAALDAPSAMPRTLLLRQWQQREKIDLSAFEI
- a CDS encoding EamA family transporter, which produces MGHTWFYWASASAFFAALTAIFAKAGLQGIDSDFATFIRTLVIIAALAAFLSYTGKWQGVSSFTAKNWTFLILSGLATGASWLAYFKALQMGEASKVAPVDKFSIVLVALFAVVFLKERPSSQEWLGIALITGGVLTLALKR
- a CDS encoding glutathione S-transferase family protein, yielding MTQFTFYTSPRSRGLCVAWMLRECGAAFDTVVVPFGEAMKSADYLAVNPMGKVPALKAGNTVITEAAAIITFLAEQFPERGLIPPAGSLARGEYYRWLCFAIHLEYAASDRRRHTPSDAERRKAIGYGDLDTAFGVLRDHLARHEFIVGGRFSALDTYYTMLLAQFTRFLPVEGLACDVFDAYIDRHFVRPAFGETMVWEEAELAKMEGK
- a CDS encoding peptide chain release factor 3, yielding MSEILDQVRRRRTFAIISHPDAGKTTLTEKLLLFSGAIQSAGTVKGKKTGKFATSDWMEIEKQRGISVASSVMQFDYKDHTVNLLDTPGHQDFSEDTYRVLTAVDSALMVIDAAKGVEAQTIKLLNVCRLRDTPIVTFMNKYDREVRDSLELLDEVENILKIRCAPVTWPIGMGKNFKGVYHILNDEVYLFEAGGEKLPHEFDIIKGIDNPELNQRFPLEIQQLRDEIELVQAASNEFDLGEFLAGELTPVFFGSAINNFGIQEILNSLIDWAPAPQSRDATVRQVAPDEEKFSGFVFKIQANMDPKHRDRIAFLRVCSGKFERGMKIKHLRINRDIAASSVVTFMSHDRELVEEAFAGDIIGIPNHGNIQIGDSFSEGEALAFTGIPFFAPELFRSVRIKNPLKIKQLQKGLQQLGEEGAVQVFKPHSGADLILGAVGVLQFEVVTARLAAEYGVEAVFDNASIWSARWVSCADRKKLAEFEKANAANLATDAGGNLAYLAPNRVNLNLTQERWPDIVFHETREHAVKLND
- a CDS encoding glutathione S-transferase family protein, with the protein product MTQLTFYTYPKSRGISVLWMLKECGAKFDTVLLSYGDAATPADYLTLQSADYLAVNPMGKVPALKADNTVITETAAIVTFLAEQFPDKNLIPAADSLARGEYYRWLCFAIHLEYAAFDRLHQVPTDGDRRKGIGYGDFDTAFGVLRDHLARHDFIVGNQFSALDIYYTMLLTQFMRVMPVEGIACDVLDAYINRHTARPAFGETMAWVGAEMAKMTGK